From the genome of Solidesulfovibrio carbinolicus, one region includes:
- a CDS encoding YgiQ family radical SAM protein: MARTPLTQPDFLPMTRAEMDALGWDSLDVLLVTGDAYVDHPSFGAPLLGRWLVAHGYKTGLVAQPRWEGDAADVAAMGRPRLFAGVTAGSLDSMLAHYTAFRKKRSDDAYTPGGKAGARPNRAAIVYANLVRRAFPGLPVALGGIEASLRRVSHYDFWSNALRRSVLYDAKASVVLYGMAETGILALAEGLDRLEDEGGLLADVLTELPGAAFSLKPDELPQRFPQADVLTLPAHEAIAAAPKRLIEATLTLERHVHQNKQLAVQRSGDRLTVLTPPGPGLSGKTLDALYALPYSRRPHPAYALPIPAADMIRGSLNIHRGCAGGCSFCTLALHQGRAIRSRSAGSVLAEAARLAETPGFDGSVSDVGGPSANMWGGRCQGDMSSCQRPSCLTPTICKHFSVDQGAFVDLLEAVAEVPGVRHVRVASGWRMDLALADEAALGRMVRRFTGGQAKVAPEHQNDRVLRLMRKPPFAVFERFLKVFERESGRAGKEQYVVPYLMSAFPGCTLEDMRRMAEWFAGKGWRPSQVQCFIPLPGTAAAAMYFAGTDLSGQPLFVADADAERLRQHAVLGGEREKRLAGQDKGQPDRRPGRRAPGAPASSRRDAPPPRPGKGDAGRGHPDGRRGKPDSRSTATDDQRGLRRKHGA; encoded by the coding sequence ATGGCACGCACGCCCCTGACGCAACCCGACTTTTTGCCCATGACCCGGGCCGAGATGGACGCCCTCGGCTGGGACAGCCTGGATGTCCTGCTCGTCACCGGCGATGCCTACGTGGACCATCCGTCCTTTGGCGCGCCGCTGCTTGGCCGGTGGCTTGTGGCCCACGGCTACAAGACCGGCCTTGTGGCCCAGCCGCGCTGGGAAGGCGACGCGGCGGACGTTGCCGCCATGGGCCGGCCGCGCCTATTCGCCGGCGTCACGGCCGGGTCGCTGGACTCCATGCTGGCCCACTACACCGCCTTTCGCAAAAAACGCTCCGACGACGCCTACACCCCGGGCGGCAAGGCCGGCGCGCGCCCCAACCGGGCGGCCATCGTCTACGCCAACCTCGTGCGCCGGGCCTTTCCGGGCCTGCCCGTGGCCCTGGGCGGCATCGAGGCCTCGCTGCGGCGCGTGTCCCACTACGATTTCTGGTCAAACGCCCTGCGCCGCTCGGTCCTTTACGACGCCAAGGCCAGCGTGGTGCTCTACGGCATGGCCGAGACCGGCATCCTGGCCCTGGCCGAGGGACTGGACCGGCTGGAGGACGAAGGGGGCTTACTGGCCGATGTCCTCACCGAACTTCCCGGCGCGGCCTTTTCCCTCAAGCCCGACGAACTGCCCCAGCGGTTCCCGCAGGCCGACGTCCTGACCTTGCCGGCCCATGAGGCCATCGCCGCCGCCCCCAAGCGGCTCATCGAGGCCACGTTGACCCTGGAGCGCCACGTCCACCAGAACAAGCAGCTCGCCGTGCAGCGTAGCGGTGACCGGCTGACCGTGCTCACCCCGCCCGGGCCGGGTCTTTCCGGCAAAACCCTGGACGCCCTCTACGCCCTGCCCTACTCGCGCCGGCCGCATCCGGCCTACGCGCTGCCCATCCCGGCGGCGGACATGATCCGGGGCAGCCTCAACATCCACCGGGGCTGCGCCGGCGGCTGCTCCTTTTGCACCCTGGCCCTGCACCAGGGCCGGGCCATACGCTCGCGCAGCGCCGGTTCGGTGCTGGCCGAAGCGGCGCGGCTCGCCGAGACGCCGGGCTTCGACGGCTCGGTGAGCGACGTGGGCGGCCCCTCGGCCAACATGTGGGGCGGGCGCTGCCAGGGCGACATGTCTTCCTGCCAGCGGCCAAGCTGCCTGACGCCGACCATCTGCAAACATTTTTCCGTGGACCAGGGCGCGTTCGTCGATCTGTTGGAGGCGGTGGCCGAGGTTCCGGGCGTACGCCATGTGCGGGTGGCCAGCGGCTGGCGCATGGATCTGGCCCTGGCCGACGAGGCGGCTCTTGGGCGCATGGTGCGGCGTTTTACCGGCGGCCAGGCCAAAGTGGCCCCGGAGCACCAAAACGACCGGGTGCTAAGGCTCATGCGCAAGCCGCCCTTTGCCGTGTTCGAGCGGTTCCTGAAGGTCTTCGAGCGGGAATCCGGCCGGGCCGGCAAGGAGCAATACGTGGTCCCCTACCTCATGAGCGCTTTTCCGGGCTGCACCCTGGAGGACATGCGGCGCATGGCCGAGTGGTTCGCCGGCAAGGGCTGGCGGCCGAGTCAGGTGCAGTGCTTCATCCCCCTGCCCGGCACGGCGGCGGCGGCCATGTATTTCGCCGGCACGGACCTGTCCGGCCAGCCGCTTTTTGTGGCCGACGCCGACGCCGAGCGCCTGCGCCAGCACGCCGTATTGGGCGGCGAGCGCGAAAAGCGCCTGGCCGGCCAGGACAAGGGCCAGCCCGACCGGCGGCCCGGACGCCGCGCCCCGGGCGCACCCGCTTCTTCCCGCCGCGACGCGCCGCCGCCGCGCCCGGGCAAGGGGGACGCCGGGCGCGGTCACCCGGACGGCCGCAGAGGCAAACCCGACTCGCGCTCCACGGCGACTGACGACCAGCGCGGCCTGCGCCGCAAACACGGGGCATAA
- a CDS encoding glutamate synthase-related protein: MRNLSKTNDVLGTTNRGNVAPSGLCTLCRADCAGKCETWLSSLKGRAMLYPRDFGIVTAGSGNTEHVGVSYDALRIQGYNYGAHAVAAGRTTNPDDCLFTNVNLETAFGKGLKARLPLMTGALGSTFIAAKYWDSFAIGCALAGLPIVIGENVVGVDRAAVIENGKITAAPELDRRIDGYLRYFDGYGAVIVQLNVEDARNGVAEYVADKYGDKVVVELKWGQGAKNIGGEIEVKSLDYALFLKKRGYLVDPDPQDPAVVEAFQNGAVKGFARHSRLGYTDLAGNDAVREAFAANVAYLRSLGFRNISLKTGAYGMEALALSLRCATDAGLDLLTIDGAGGGTGMSPWNMMETWGVPSILLHAKAAEYAALLASRGQRVVDLSFAGGLAREDHIFKALALGAPYVKLVCMGRAVMIPGFLGSNIEGALNPARREAVSGNWDSLPKTVTDIGRTPEELFAAYSTVKEKVGADEMANIPYGAVAICTLADKLGAGLQQLLAGARKFAVTSIDRRDIASANRETERETGVPFITDVQDEVARGVLLG, from the coding sequence ATGCGCAACCTGTCCAAGACCAACGACGTCCTCGGCACGACCAATCGCGGCAATGTCGCCCCGTCCGGGCTGTGCACCCTGTGCCGCGCCGACTGCGCCGGCAAATGCGAAACATGGCTGTCGAGCCTCAAGGGCCGGGCCATGCTCTATCCCCGGGATTTCGGGATCGTCACCGCCGGCAGCGGCAACACCGAACACGTGGGCGTGAGCTACGACGCCCTGCGCATCCAGGGCTACAACTACGGTGCCCACGCCGTGGCCGCCGGGCGCACCACCAATCCCGACGACTGCCTGTTCACCAACGTGAACCTGGAAACGGCCTTTGGCAAAGGCCTCAAGGCGCGCTTGCCGCTCATGACCGGGGCGCTGGGGTCGACCTTTATCGCGGCCAAGTACTGGGACAGCTTCGCCATCGGCTGCGCCCTGGCCGGTCTGCCCATCGTCATCGGCGAAAACGTGGTCGGCGTGGACCGGGCGGCCGTCATCGAGAACGGCAAGATCACCGCCGCCCCGGAACTCGACCGGCGCATCGACGGCTATCTGCGCTACTTCGACGGCTACGGCGCGGTCATCGTGCAGCTCAACGTCGAGGACGCCCGCAACGGCGTGGCCGAGTACGTGGCCGACAAGTACGGCGACAAGGTGGTGGTGGAGCTCAAATGGGGCCAGGGGGCCAAGAACATCGGCGGCGAGATCGAGGTCAAAAGCCTCGACTACGCCCTGTTCCTCAAAAAGCGCGGCTACCTCGTGGACCCGGACCCGCAGGACCCGGCCGTGGTCGAAGCCTTCCAAAACGGCGCGGTCAAGGGCTTCGCCCGCCATTCGCGCCTGGGCTACACCGACCTTGCCGGCAACGACGCCGTGCGCGAGGCCTTTGCCGCCAACGTCGCCTATCTGCGCTCGCTTGGGTTCCGCAACATCTCGCTCAAGACCGGGGCCTACGGCATGGAAGCCTTGGCCCTCTCCCTGCGCTGCGCCACCGACGCCGGGCTTGATCTGCTCACCATCGACGGCGCCGGCGGCGGCACGGGCATGAGCCCCTGGAACATGATGGAGACCTGGGGCGTGCCCTCCATCCTGCTCCACGCCAAGGCGGCCGAGTACGCCGCACTTCTCGCCTCGCGCGGACAGCGCGTGGTCGATCTGTCCTTTGCCGGGGGCCTGGCCCGGGAGGACCACATCTTCAAGGCCCTGGCCCTGGGCGCGCCCTATGTGAAGCTCGTGTGCATGGGCCGCGCAGTGATGATCCCGGGCTTTTTGGGCTCCAACATCGAAGGGGCCCTTAATCCCGCGCGCCGAGAGGCGGTCAGCGGCAATTGGGACAGCCTGCCCAAGACCGTCACGGACATCGGCCGCACGCCCGAGGAACTCTTCGCGGCCTACTCCACGGTGAAGGAAAAAGTCGGCGCGGACGAGATGGCGAACATCCCTTACGGGGCGGTGGCCATCTGCACCCTGGCCGACAAGCTCGGCGCGGGCTTGCAGCAGCTCTTGGCCGGCGCGCGCAAGTTCGCGGTCACCTCCATCGACCGTCGCGACATCGCCTCGGCCAACCGCGAAACCGAGCGGGAGACCGGCGTGCCGTTTATCACGGATGTACAGGACGAGGTGGCGCGGGGGGTGTTGTTGGGGTAG
- a CDS encoding class I SAM-dependent methyltransferase yields the protein MTSWINKSGRPLSSSEWLQIHHNAKINERMHFAKKILQSSPACIVDLGCGTGLWLNILDKIASANCHFIGIDGDTAAISKAKEISQNWKRSHEFIQSDIESSSNIPCADMFLVFNMFSYVNDSLNFLNSLHKKLNKNGCVVIRQYDEGTMRFGPMDNKERFEIEMSLFTALSDSNMFRHYDIDRTIQAISASDFTQKDIEFDVFEKRSPYTNSFKHYLDETINWNAQFLSETARNLLIKWQEKYVATPNPEQSYFVEVDLVATLS from the coding sequence ATGACATCATGGATCAACAAATCGGGCCGCCCGCTAAGTTCGTCTGAATGGCTTCAAATTCATCACAATGCAAAAATAAATGAACGAATGCACTTTGCAAAAAAAATTCTTCAAAGCTCACCAGCATGTATCGTCGACTTAGGCTGTGGAACAGGTCTATGGCTCAACATTTTAGATAAAATCGCTTCAGCAAACTGTCATTTTATTGGGATTGACGGTGATACCGCTGCAATTTCTAAGGCAAAAGAAATCTCTCAAAACTGGAAAAGGAGTCACGAATTCATTCAATCTGATATTGAATCAAGTAGCAACATCCCCTGCGCCGACATGTTCCTCGTATTTAATATGTTTTCATATGTTAATGACAGTCTTAACTTTTTAAATAGCCTGCACAAAAAGCTTAATAAAAACGGTTGTGTCGTGATACGCCAATATGATGAAGGAACTATGCGATTCGGCCCAATGGACAATAAAGAGCGCTTCGAGATAGAAATGTCATTATTCACAGCTCTTTCAGACAGCAATATGTTTCGACACTATGACATTGACAGAACTATTCAAGCAATATCTGCATCCGATTTTACACAAAAAGACATTGAATTCGATGTGTTCGAGAAGAGATCTCCATATACAAACAGTTTTAAGCATTATCTCGACGAGACAATCAATTGGAATGCGCAGTTCTTAAGTGAAACCGCAAGGAATTTACTTATTAAATGGCAAGAAAAATATGTAGCGACACCAAATCCAGAACAATCTTACTTTGTTGAAGTCGATTTAGTGGCTACACTGTCGTGA
- a CDS encoding tyrosine-type recombinase/integrase, with the protein MTVQKAIDNFLLHCRLERGLAPFTLTAYKLDLSQFQEKRYVASLNSVTEIDKNVIRNYLSWLDDNYKPRSIKRKIATLKSFFSFLEQEEHIENSPFRKLRLRLDRAVNLPRTLSLPSVNKLLKAAYNSLERAKQDTANYKEKTRDIAVLEILFSTGIRVSELCKLKVSDVDLRNQQILVLGKGKRERVIPLCNDSTVNALTTYMAQYTEYLDPSTQFFLNRDKRPLSDQSVRHIIKKYNTLSCIPEHATPHMFRHTIATLLLENGVDIRNIQKLLGHSSLAVTEIYTHVSLSAQREALTERHPRLQLNAEENNR; encoded by the coding sequence ATGACCGTGCAAAAAGCTATCGATAATTTTCTGTTACACTGCAGACTCGAAAGGGGATTGGCGCCATTTACTTTGACGGCTTACAAGTTGGACCTCAGTCAATTCCAAGAGAAACGGTACGTGGCATCGCTGAACTCCGTAACAGAAATAGACAAGAATGTTATACGCAATTATTTATCGTGGCTGGACGACAATTACAAACCACGAAGCATAAAACGAAAGATCGCAACACTTAAATCGTTTTTTTCTTTCCTTGAACAAGAGGAGCACATCGAAAACTCGCCATTCAGGAAGCTCAGACTCAGACTTGACAGAGCGGTAAATTTACCGAGAACTCTATCATTACCATCCGTCAACAAGCTACTGAAAGCAGCATACAATTCGCTCGAAAGAGCTAAACAAGACACAGCCAACTACAAAGAGAAGACCAGAGATATTGCCGTACTGGAAATACTATTCTCCACAGGCATCAGGGTTTCTGAACTATGCAAGCTGAAAGTTTCCGACGTCGACTTAAGAAACCAACAAATACTTGTACTTGGAAAAGGAAAACGCGAACGAGTAATACCATTATGCAACGACTCAACAGTCAATGCGCTGACTACCTACATGGCCCAATACACTGAATACCTTGATCCAAGCACCCAATTTTTTCTAAATAGAGACAAACGCCCGCTCTCCGACCAATCCGTACGCCATATCATAAAAAAATACAACACTCTATCTTGCATACCAGAACATGCGACACCACATATGTTCAGACACACCATAGCCACATTGCTGCTTGAAAATGGAGTGGACATCCGAAATATTCAAAAACTTTTGGGACACAGCTCCTTGGCCGTCACGGAGATATACACCCATGTCAGCCTCTCGGCCCAAAGGGAAGCCTTAACGGAACGCCACCCCCGCCTCCAACTCAATGCCGAGGAGAACAATCGATAA
- the acs gene encoding acetate--CoA ligase, protein MTADNIQSLQQEGRTFEPPAAGRDTAYIKSLDEYRAIYKRSIEDPEGYWAERATDLLTWESPWDKVLEYDFNAPEIKWFAGGKLNAAYNCLDRHLTNGRRNKAAIIWQGEKDEDVRTYTYQMLHDEVCRFANVLKKMGVKKGDRVSLYLPMVPELAIAMLACARIGAPHSIVFAGFSAHSLRDRVNDCESKVIVVSDAVIRSGKTIPLKPNADEALKECPTIDKCIVLRHAGNDVEMQPGRDVWWHDVMADHDVEGDCPAESMDAEDVLFILYTSGSTGKPKGVYHTTGGYLTYAAHTSQIVFDLKDDDIHWCTADIGWITGHSYIVYGPLALGATSLMFESVPTYPAPDRFWQICSKFKVNVFYTAPTVIRSLMKSGPAWTQKHDLSSLRILGSVGEPINPEAWMWYHDHIGGSKLPIVDTWWQTETGGLMISPLPYATPLKPGSASLPLPGIDPAIVDMENKEVGPNQGGFLVIRKPWPGMLRGIWGAKDRFKQQYFAAFKGCYESGDGARRDEDGYFWIMGRVDDVINVSGHRMGTAEIESALVSHPTVAEAAVVGMPHDIKGQCIYAYVTLKAGYDESEELLKGLKLHVRKEIGPIAAPEVIQFAPGLPKTRSGKIMRRILRKIASDEVESLGDTSTLADPSVVNELIDGKKRLFGK, encoded by the coding sequence ATGACCGCCGACAATATCCAAAGCCTCCAGCAGGAAGGACGCACCTTCGAACCGCCCGCCGCCGGACGCGACACCGCCTACATTAAAAGCCTCGACGAATACCGCGCCATCTACAAACGCTCCATCGAAGACCCCGAGGGCTACTGGGCCGAGCGCGCCACCGACCTGCTGACCTGGGAATCCCCCTGGGACAAGGTCCTCGAATACGATTTCAACGCCCCCGAAATCAAATGGTTCGCCGGCGGCAAGCTCAACGCCGCCTACAACTGCCTGGACCGCCATCTGACCAACGGCCGCCGCAACAAGGCCGCCATCATCTGGCAGGGCGAGAAAGACGAGGACGTGCGCACCTACACCTATCAGATGCTCCACGACGAAGTCTGCCGGTTTGCCAACGTGCTCAAGAAGATGGGCGTCAAAAAGGGCGACCGGGTGAGCCTGTACCTGCCCATGGTGCCGGAACTGGCCATCGCCATGCTGGCCTGCGCCCGCATCGGCGCGCCCCACAGCATCGTTTTCGCCGGCTTTTCGGCCCATAGCCTGCGCGACCGCGTCAACGACTGCGAATCCAAGGTCATCGTGGTCAGCGACGCCGTCATCCGCTCGGGCAAGACCATCCCGCTCAAGCCCAACGCCGACGAAGCCCTCAAGGAATGCCCGACCATCGATAAATGCATCGTGCTGCGCCACGCCGGCAACGACGTGGAGATGCAGCCCGGCCGCGACGTCTGGTGGCACGACGTCATGGCCGACCACGACGTCGAGGGCGATTGCCCGGCCGAGTCCATGGACGCCGAGGATGTGCTGTTTATCCTCTACACCTCCGGCTCCACCGGCAAGCCCAAGGGCGTCTACCACACCACCGGCGGCTACCTGACCTACGCCGCCCACACCTCGCAGATCGTTTTCGACCTCAAAGACGACGACATCCACTGGTGCACCGCCGACATCGGCTGGATCACCGGCCATTCCTACATCGTCTACGGCCCGCTGGCCCTGGGCGCGACCTCGCTCATGTTCGAGAGCGTGCCCACCTACCCGGCCCCGGACCGCTTCTGGCAGATCTGCTCCAAGTTCAAGGTCAACGTCTTCTACACCGCGCCCACGGTCATCCGCTCGCTCATGAAGTCCGGCCCGGCCTGGACCCAGAAGCACGACCTGTCGTCGCTGCGCATCCTCGGATCGGTTGGCGAACCCATCAACCCCGAAGCCTGGATGTGGTACCATGACCACATTGGCGGCTCGAAGCTGCCCATCGTGGACACCTGGTGGCAGACCGAGACCGGCGGGCTCATGATTTCGCCGCTGCCCTACGCCACGCCGCTCAAGCCCGGTTCGGCTTCGCTGCCGCTGCCCGGCATCGATCCGGCCATCGTGGACATGGAAAACAAGGAAGTCGGCCCCAACCAGGGCGGATTCCTGGTCATCCGCAAGCCCTGGCCCGGGATGCTGCGCGGCATCTGGGGGGCCAAGGACCGCTTCAAGCAGCAGTATTTCGCGGCGTTCAAGGGCTGCTACGAGTCCGGCGACGGGGCCAGGCGCGACGAGGACGGCTATTTCTGGATCATGGGCCGGGTCGACGACGTCATTAACGTCTCCGGCCACCGCATGGGCACGGCCGAGATCGAATCGGCCCTGGTGTCGCACCCGACCGTGGCCGAAGCGGCCGTGGTCGGCATGCCCCACGACATCAAGGGCCAGTGCATCTACGCCTACGTGACGCTGAAAGCCGGCTACGACGAGAGCGAGGAGCTGCTCAAGGGCCTCAAGCTCCATGTGCGCAAGGAGATCGGCCCCATCGCCGCGCCGGAGGTGATCCAGTTCGCCCCAGGCCTGCCCAAGACACGCAGCGGCAAGATCATGCGGCGCATCCTGCGCAAAATCGCCTCGGACGAAGTGGAAAGCTTGGGCGACACCTCGACCCTGGCCGATCCGAGCGTGGTGAACGAGCTCATCGACGGCAAGAAGCGGTTGTTTGGAAAATAG
- a CDS encoding zinc ribbon domain-containing protein, whose translation MYLKQIEQLVVLQKVDDEIVLLQDELKRAPEQIIELEKRRQDIEDSAELVRDKLKYLTDQQKRLDGEIETDSVRLKKSKSKMMMVGNQKEYHAMMREMDNLEKQNRGREEEKTTVAEELSRQNQELADIDGQAKELDSELVVARESLDARIQQAQSRLDELGLRRNEAGQAVPRPILQRYEFIRSRLKNPVIVPVNAGICSGCHIAIPPQSFIELQKGIQILSCPNCQRLIYWSEHIEPEVKPEDEAAENAAD comes from the coding sequence ATGTATTTGAAACAGATCGAACAGCTCGTGGTCCTGCAGAAGGTCGACGACGAAATCGTCCTGCTCCAGGATGAACTCAAACGGGCCCCGGAACAGATCATTGAGCTCGAAAAGCGCCGCCAGGACATTGAGGACAGCGCCGAGCTCGTCCGCGACAAGCTCAAGTATCTGACCGACCAGCAAAAGCGCCTGGACGGCGAAATCGAAACCGATTCCGTGCGGCTCAAAAAGAGCAAAAGCAAGATGATGATGGTCGGCAACCAGAAAGAATATCACGCCATGATGCGCGAGATGGACAATCTGGAAAAGCAAAACCGCGGCCGCGAAGAGGAAAAGACCACCGTCGCCGAGGAACTCTCCCGCCAAAACCAGGAGCTGGCCGACATCGACGGTCAGGCCAAGGAACTCGACAGCGAACTGGTCGTGGCCCGCGAAAGCCTCGACGCCCGCATCCAGCAGGCCCAGAGCCGCCTGGACGAACTCGGTCTGCGCCGCAACGAAGCCGGCCAGGCCGTGCCCCGTCCCATCCTCCAGCGCTACGAATTCATCCGCTCGCGCCTTAAAAACCCGGTCATCGTGCCCGTCAACGCCGGCATCTGCTCGGGCTGCCATATCGCCATCCCGCCCCAGTCGTTCATCGAACTGCAAAAGGGCATCCAGATCCTGAGCTGTCCCAACTGCCAGCGGCTCATCTACTGGAGCGAACACATCGAACCCGAAGTCAAGCCCGAGGACGAAGCCGCCGAGAACGCGGCTGATTAA
- a CDS encoding Nif3-like dinuclear metal center hexameric protein, with protein sequence MRVADLIARIEAVADPARAASWDRSGVQIAGTVPSCARLAVTLDPLPDVVAQALDWGAEVVLAHHPLTLSPRLPDRLDDYHRVLALVMASGATLYSAHTSLDVVTDGPAGWLADALGLTGRRVLEPAGRVPHLALRFVAKGRAEALQAALAALPGVTAFALGSDGIEAVCPPRLRQTAQAAALAAVPEAALVAVQELAEPAEVYGYGLVGDLPAPVAPQALLAQLGELLPRPFFTLAGSLPDRISRLAYCPGSGADMAPRAFAAGADVYVTGDLKYHQAQAVPAGRCLIDVGHFSLEEVMMRRFAALIAAECGPDGPEVRYFPGRDPMAACRPDDHVARDE encoded by the coding sequence ATGCGCGTAGCCGACCTCATCGCCCGCATCGAGGCCGTGGCCGACCCGGCCCGAGCCGCTTCCTGGGACCGCAGCGGCGTCCAGATCGCCGGAACCGTCCCGTCCTGCGCCCGCCTCGCCGTCACCCTCGATCCGCTGCCGGACGTGGTGGCCCAGGCCCTGGACTGGGGGGCCGAAGTCGTCCTGGCCCACCATCCGCTCACCCTCTCCCCGCGCCTGCCCGACCGCCTCGACGACTACCACCGCGTCCTGGCCCTGGTCATGGCCAGCGGGGCGACCCTCTACAGCGCCCACACCTCCCTGGACGTGGTCACCGACGGCCCGGCCGGCTGGCTGGCCGACGCCCTCGGCCTGACCGGACGCCGCGTCCTGGAACCGGCCGGCCGTGTGCCGCACCTCGCCCTGCGCTTCGTCGCCAAGGGCCGCGCCGAGGCCCTGCAGGCCGCCCTGGCCGCCCTGCCCGGAGTCACGGCCTTTGCCTTGGGGTCGGACGGCATCGAAGCCGTCTGCCCGCCCCGGCTGCGCCAGACAGCCCAGGCAGCCGCCCTGGCCGCCGTGCCCGAGGCCGCCCTGGTCGCCGTGCAGGAACTGGCCGAGCCGGCCGAAGTCTACGGCTACGGCCTTGTCGGCGACCTGCCCGCGCCCGTCGCGCCCCAGGCGCTGCTGGCGCAGCTGGGCGAACTGCTGCCGCGCCCCTTTTTCACCCTGGCCGGCTCGCTGCCGGACCGGATTTCCCGCCTTGCCTACTGCCCCGGCTCCGGGGCCGACATGGCTCCGCGGGCCTTTGCCGCCGGAGCCGACGTCTACGTCACCGGCGATCTCAAGTACCATCAAGCCCAGGCCGTGCCGGCCGGGCGCTGCCTGATCGACGTCGGGCATTTCTCCCTGGAAGAAGTCATGATGCGGCGTTTCGCCGCCCTTATAGCCGCCGAATGCGGCCCTGACGGCCCCGAAGTCCGCTATTTCCCTGGTCGGGACCCCATGGCCGCCTGCCGCCCGGACGACCACGTCGCCCGGGACGAATAA
- a CDS encoding NAD(P)/FAD-dependent oxidoreductase, which produces MQKTQCLVIGSGPAGLSAAIYTARAGMETLVAGCEPKIAGDYDIDNYFGFPETISGRELIERGVKQAQRFGARIACERVLAVHMTETGGFHCVTDKEEIEAEAIVIAAGVNRVRPGIANIGDYDGKGVSYCVSCDGFFYRGRKVVVVGEGNYAANQALELTNFTSDVVIYTQGKEPAMDERFAASLAEAGITVSTAKIIRLSGQPAMTGATLEDGTEIAAEGLFVAMGQASALDFAKTLGVATRGAFIEADHEQKTNVPGVFAAGDCVGHFMQISVAVGEGAKAGRAAIAHVKERAGKDAK; this is translated from the coding sequence ATGCAAAAGACCCAATGCCTCGTCATCGGCTCCGGCCCGGCCGGCCTTTCCGCCGCCATTTACACCGCCCGGGCCGGCATGGAAACCCTGGTCGCCGGCTGCGAACCCAAAATCGCCGGCGATTACGATATCGACAACTATTTCGGCTTCCCGGAAACCATTTCCGGCCGCGAACTCATCGAACGCGGCGTCAAGCAAGCCCAGCGCTTCGGCGCGCGCATCGCCTGCGAACGCGTGCTGGCCGTGCACATGACCGAGACCGGCGGCTTCCACTGCGTCACCGACAAGGAAGAAATCGAGGCCGAGGCCATCGTCATCGCCGCCGGCGTCAACCGGGTGCGCCCCGGCATCGCCAACATCGGCGACTACGACGGCAAGGGCGTCTCCTACTGCGTCAGCTGCGACGGCTTTTTCTACCGGGGCCGCAAGGTGGTCGTGGTCGGCGAAGGCAACTACGCCGCCAACCAAGCCCTGGAACTGACCAATTTCACCTCCGACGTCGTCATCTACACCCAGGGCAAGGAACCGGCCATGGACGAGCGGTTCGCCGCCAGCCTGGCCGAAGCCGGCATCACCGTCTCCACCGCCAAGATTATACGCCTCTCCGGCCAACCGGCCATGACCGGCGCAACCTTGGAGGACGGGACCGAAATCGCCGCCGAGGGCCTTTTCGTGGCCATGGGCCAGGCCTCGGCCCTGGACTTCGCCAAGACCCTGGGCGTCGCCACCCGGGGCGCGTTCATCGAGGCCGACCACGAGCAAAAGACCAACGTGCCCGGCGTGTTCGCCGCCGGCGACTGCGTGGGCCATTTCATGCAAATCAGCGTGGCCGTGGGCGAAGGCGCCAAGGCCGGCCGCGCCGCCATCGCCCATGTGAAGGAACGCGCCGGCAAGGACGCCAAATAA